The following coding sequences are from one Paenibacillus tundrae window:
- a CDS encoding DUF72 domain-containing protein encodes MIRIGLTGWGDQEDLYAHRTKAKDKLALYGQFFTTVEVDSTFYAVQPRDRMARWAAETPDSFAFIVKAYQGMTGHLRGKPYFNSTSEMYNAFRESLEPMMEAGKMQAALFQFPPWFDCNRENVNELREVRLRMEGIPCAIEFRHRSWYEDAMRERTLSFLKEQGWIHSVCDEPQAGQGSIPIVPQATDSDMTLVRMHGRNVSGWHQNGAPNWRETRYLYRYNEEELQEWKEYLEQLQEQSKDVYIIFNNNSGGDAAANARMMMDLLDIPIKPFPDKTIVEEEPGPEQLELF; translated from the coding sequence ATCATTCGAATTGGACTCACCGGATGGGGAGATCAGGAAGATCTCTATGCACATCGTACAAAAGCCAAAGACAAGCTTGCCTTATATGGGCAATTTTTCACAACCGTTGAGGTGGATAGCACCTTCTACGCCGTTCAACCTAGGGATCGGATGGCGCGCTGGGCGGCAGAAACGCCAGATTCCTTTGCTTTTATAGTCAAGGCCTATCAGGGAATGACAGGGCACCTGCGGGGCAAGCCCTATTTTAATAGTACATCAGAGATGTATAACGCTTTTCGAGAGTCATTGGAGCCGATGATGGAGGCTGGCAAAATGCAGGCAGCACTGTTTCAATTCCCGCCTTGGTTTGACTGCAATCGAGAGAATGTAAATGAACTACGCGAAGTTAGACTGAGGATGGAAGGCATCCCATGTGCCATTGAGTTCCGTCACCGCAGTTGGTATGAAGATGCCATGCGTGAACGTACGTTATCCTTCCTGAAAGAACAGGGTTGGATTCACAGTGTATGCGATGAACCCCAAGCGGGACAAGGCTCGATTCCTATTGTGCCTCAGGCTACAGATTCAGACATGACACTCGTTCGTATGCACGGACGAAACGTATCGGGATGGCACCAGAATGGTGCACCTAATTGGCGCGAGACCCGTTATCTGTATCGATATAACGAGGAAGAGCTACAGGAATGGAAAGAGTATCTAGAGCAATTGCAGGAGCAGAGCAAGGATGTATATATTATTTTCAACAATAACTCTGGGGGAGACGCCGCAGCAAATGCACGTATGATGATGGATCTACTGGATATTCCAATAAAGCCATTTCCCGATAAGACGATTGTCGAAGAGGAGCCAGGGCCAGAACAACTCGAATTATTTTGA
- a CDS encoding glycoside hydrolase family 88/105 protein has protein sequence MANGRSASGGSERRRDATVTRADPAWGKELTIIRYFHENEAIAGKVHDSIPDVLTTVAQRYMGDHPKHSFLFRAYHRGGFRRLADYRYDLNLDRKWSDARAGQYVYVWGKLWSQQDTTLNTGLNCYSPVTVYVNGEEIFKSELLQELYPERKTQFPIQVKYGWNDVLLCFVKTEVGFGGIYGTASFKNFPLHFLTPGIDRQGQEGWLYSEPVDEPLTSLPHDGMTEAETGLTWFPRREWTEQELHAGNFGRIFGTAEPAVAYAWTKLDVMVPGTAPVILQGKHTGGLTLFVNDQEVYSGKTSGEFKVELPRKYGAVHLVAKGECLVGEDSWGFEIGGSISEPASSRGWRLTSPHPVAGCADIWLYTGTFTPESAPTAGEIVVTDRVFDNGGTGVYWHVDLPETSVRPYLENTHYGKWNYPLGVTLLGLLQTGQELKRDDYVQYVRAHIELSTSFDRYGLWDRYHYGAAGINNQLSAIDSLDDCGSFGSTLLATMASGEIRGGLDTAHRIARYITDEQERLEDGAFYRARGSGEMRHETMWCDDLYMSTPFLMRYGQLTGETSYWDDAIKQFLLFRKYLYIPQQQIMSHVYDFVRGRATGIPWGRGNGWVLFSLTELLTILPNDHEKRPELLQFYRDLCQGFLALQGENGLWHQVLNRPDSYEETSCTSMFIYAYARGIREGWLEDFEPYLQAVRKGWEGITRISIDYQGNVYGVCRGSGYSFTALYYRDDLGWNLNDTHGIGIVLLAGIEAHRMNQQLSQVGLPTSLTAGQR, from the coding sequence CGGCAGATCAGCAAGTGGTGGAAGTGAAAGGCGGAGAGACGCTACGGTTACAAGAGCGGATCCCGCTTGGGGAAAGGAGCTGACAATCATTCGTTATTTTCATGAGAACGAGGCGATTGCAGGCAAGGTTCATGATTCAATACCCGACGTATTGACGACAGTGGCTCAGCGTTATATGGGGGATCATCCCAAGCATTCCTTTTTATTCAGAGCTTACCACCGGGGTGGTTTCCGTAGGCTTGCAGACTACCGTTACGATCTGAACCTGGATCGGAAATGGAGCGATGCACGTGCAGGACAATATGTATATGTGTGGGGCAAGTTATGGAGTCAGCAGGACACCACATTAAATACAGGTCTGAACTGTTATAGTCCAGTGACCGTCTACGTGAATGGAGAAGAGATTTTCAAATCTGAACTGCTCCAAGAGCTGTATCCAGAACGTAAAACTCAGTTTCCGATCCAGGTAAAATATGGATGGAATGATGTGCTGTTATGTTTTGTGAAAACTGAAGTCGGCTTCGGCGGCATATATGGAACCGCATCGTTCAAAAATTTCCCTCTTCATTTTCTGACACCTGGCATTGACCGTCAGGGTCAGGAAGGATGGCTGTATTCGGAACCTGTGGATGAGCCGCTTACATCACTTCCACATGATGGTATGACCGAAGCGGAGACAGGACTGACATGGTTTCCACGAAGGGAATGGACGGAACAAGAGCTACATGCTGGAAACTTTGGCCGCATATTTGGTACAGCAGAGCCAGCAGTTGCATATGCATGGACAAAACTAGATGTTATGGTGCCGGGGACTGCCCCAGTAATCTTACAAGGTAAACACACAGGTGGGCTCACCTTATTTGTAAACGATCAGGAAGTATATTCCGGAAAGACAAGTGGTGAATTCAAGGTTGAACTTCCACGTAAGTATGGGGCTGTTCATTTAGTTGCCAAAGGCGAATGCTTGGTGGGCGAAGACAGCTGGGGCTTCGAAATAGGTGGTTCAATCTCTGAACCTGCATCCTCTAGGGGGTGGAGGCTAACGTCTCCACATCCTGTTGCAGGATGCGCGGATATTTGGTTGTATACGGGCACCTTTACCCCCGAATCTGCACCAACTGCGGGAGAGATCGTTGTAACCGATAGGGTGTTTGATAACGGCGGTACCGGAGTTTACTGGCATGTAGATCTGCCCGAGACCAGCGTTCGTCCTTATTTGGAGAATACGCATTATGGCAAATGGAATTATCCACTGGGAGTAACCCTGCTTGGTTTGCTTCAGACAGGTCAAGAGCTGAAGCGAGACGATTACGTGCAGTATGTACGAGCGCATATTGAACTGAGCACCTCTTTTGACCGTTATGGATTATGGGATCGATACCATTATGGTGCAGCCGGTATCAACAATCAGCTGTCCGCCATCGACAGTCTTGATGATTGTGGATCATTCGGTTCTACGTTACTGGCGACCATGGCTAGTGGTGAGATCCGCGGCGGACTCGATACAGCACACCGGATTGCTCGTTATATTACGGATGAACAGGAACGGCTGGAGGATGGTGCGTTCTATCGGGCTCGGGGCAGCGGAGAGATGCGTCATGAAACGATGTGGTGTGATGATCTCTATATGAGTACACCGTTTCTGATGCGTTATGGTCAGCTCACGGGAGAAACGTCGTATTGGGACGATGCTATTAAACAATTCTTGCTGTTCCGCAAATATTTATATATTCCACAGCAACAGATCATGTCTCATGTGTATGACTTTGTGCGTGGACGGGCAACAGGTATTCCGTGGGGGCGAGGCAACGGCTGGGTGCTCTTCTCTCTAACCGAGTTGCTGACAATTCTGCCGAATGATCATGAGAAGCGACCGGAGTTGCTTCAGTTTTATCGTGATTTGTGTCAAGGTTTCCTGGCATTGCAGGGGGAGAATGGTCTCTGGCACCAGGTATTGAATCGACCTGATTCGTATGAAGAGACATCCTGTACTTCGATGTTTATCTATGCCTATGCTCGTGGTATCCGAGAGGGTTGGCTAGAAGACTTTGAACCATATTTGCAGGCTGTGCGCAAAGGCTGGGAAGGGATTACGCGTATCTCTATTGATTATCAGGGGAATGTGTATGGCGTATGTCGTGGATCAGGTTACTCCTTCACAGCTTTATATTATCGAGATGATCTGGGCTGGAATCTGAATGATACACATGGCATTGGTATCGTGCTGCTTGCGGGGATTGAGGCTCACAGGATGAACCAGCAACTGAGCCAAGTTGGTTTGCCTACTTCACTTACGGCAGGTCAACGCTAA
- a CDS encoding MBL fold metallo-hydrolase, which yields MKRSEAITMPEYIQRVKITMSFPLRWVNSYVLHETDGTVTIVDPGPRSSETELEWQEALASLGLSFQSISQIVLTHHHPDHLGLSGWLQQKTGAPVRMSSRSMKEAEYMWGQDATINVVLPEYYAQHGMPEDKARQIHEHMESFDSQITPLPEITSIEDGEWLEMGGRRWMAVETGGHAPGHLSFYAPESREILCGDAVLPQISPNVSLQPGSDPQPLLSYMEGLHHLGALDVERAYPGHRNPFLHFNERTVHLLAHHEERLQKMAERVAEAPVSAYDLCLFMFSDRLSTHQLRFAMSETLAHLQELVRRGLVVQQEQRDGMFLFNTMK from the coding sequence ATGAAGAGATCAGAAGCGATAACCATGCCGGAATACATACAGCGGGTCAAGATAACCATGTCTTTTCCTTTACGTTGGGTGAACAGTTATGTATTACATGAAACGGATGGAACGGTTACGATTGTAGATCCAGGGCCACGTAGCAGTGAGACCGAACTAGAGTGGCAGGAAGCGCTAGCGAGTTTAGGATTATCTTTTCAATCCATTAGCCAAATTGTCTTAACGCATCACCATCCGGATCATCTTGGTTTGTCGGGCTGGCTGCAGCAAAAGACGGGTGCTCCTGTGCGCATGTCTAGTCGATCCATGAAAGAGGCAGAGTACATGTGGGGGCAGGACGCTACCATTAATGTCGTGCTACCTGAATATTATGCACAGCATGGGATGCCTGAAGATAAGGCGAGACAGATTCATGAGCACATGGAGAGCTTTGATTCGCAGATTACGCCTCTTCCCGAGATAACTTCTATAGAAGATGGTGAGTGGTTGGAGATGGGAGGTCGGCGGTGGATGGCTGTGGAAACGGGAGGACATGCTCCAGGGCATTTATCCTTTTACGCTCCAGAGTCGAGAGAGATCCTGTGCGGGGATGCCGTTTTGCCACAGATTTCACCTAATGTAAGTCTTCAGCCTGGAAGTGACCCTCAGCCCTTACTATCTTACATGGAGGGGTTGCATCATCTTGGGGCTCTGGATGTGGAGCGAGCATATCCTGGGCATCGTAATCCGTTTCTTCATTTCAATGAACGAACGGTTCACCTGCTCGCACATCATGAGGAACGCCTTCAGAAGATGGCTGAGCGAGTAGCAGAGGCACCTGTGAGTGCTTATGACCTTTGTTTATTCATGTTTAGCGATCGCTTGAGCACCCATCAGCTACGATTTGCAATGAGTGAAACGTTAGCACATTTACAAGAGCTGGTTCGGAGAGGGCTCGTTGTTCAGCAGGAACAGAGAGACGGTATGTTTTTGTTTAACACCATGAAGTAA
- a CDS encoding FAD:protein FMN transferase, which yields MSRVEQPQAILPLVSRFRAMNTVIEVQLVTGQEEAEHAADLVQNWFETQERRFSRFVPDSELNRLNRSTGWLPVSAAMDEVLSLAYGYIGQTEGIFQPGIAQALRQQGYDVSFEQLQSDQLNTQLDYSHTAQPLSSTSSDERFDYCRPGWMHREGSRMVHLDPGTELDLGGIVKGWAVERIADWLQRSLHIPAGMINAGGDIQVWGTPAHTSWTLYITDPFLEKRNLTGSIQLDGGAVATSSLARRQWLHPSGNGQMAHHLIDPRTMQSANTDIVQCTVLGQHTSQCEIIAKTVCILGSEEAIRWLNRHYDRHDVLWVTRDGSMWFRGNTEKLAERWPGFDPDHRFSLI from the coding sequence ATGAGCCGGGTTGAGCAGCCACAGGCAATCCTTCCGCTGGTTTCTCGCTTCCGCGCGATGAATACGGTAATCGAGGTGCAGTTAGTTACGGGGCAGGAGGAAGCCGAGCATGCTGCAGATCTAGTACAGAATTGGTTTGAAACACAGGAGAGACGTTTTAGCCGATTTGTACCGGATAGTGAGCTTAACAGGCTGAATCGCTCTACAGGCTGGTTGCCTGTATCGGCTGCGATGGATGAAGTGCTAAGCCTTGCCTACGGATACATTGGTCAGACGGAAGGCATCTTTCAGCCAGGTATTGCCCAAGCACTTCGTCAGCAAGGATACGATGTAAGCTTTGAACAGTTGCAATCAGACCAGCTTAATACGCAGCTGGATTATAGCCATACAGCACAGCCGTTGTCTTCTACCTCATCAGATGAAAGGTTCGATTACTGTCGTCCTGGGTGGATGCACAGAGAGGGGAGCCGAATGGTTCACTTAGACCCTGGTACTGAGCTGGATCTTGGCGGTATCGTCAAAGGGTGGGCTGTAGAACGTATAGCAGACTGGTTGCAACGTTCACTCCATATCCCTGCTGGGATGATTAATGCGGGTGGTGATATTCAGGTCTGGGGTACACCTGCTCATACCAGCTGGACGCTCTATATCACCGACCCGTTCTTGGAGAAGCGCAATCTGACAGGCAGCATTCAGTTAGATGGTGGAGCAGTTGCGACATCGAGTCTAGCGCGGAGACAATGGTTGCATCCTAGCGGTAACGGTCAAATGGCTCACCATTTAATCGACCCTCGAACGATGCAGTCCGCGAATACGGATATCGTACAGTGTACTGTTCTGGGTCAACACACCTCCCAATGCGAGATTATAGCGAAGACCGTTTGCATTCTGGGAAGTGAAGAGGCGATTCGTTGGTTGAATCGGCATTATGACCGACATGACGTGTTATGGGTAACGCGGGACGGCAGTATGTGGTTCAGAGGAAATACAGAAAAGTTAGCTGAGCGCTGGCCTGGCTTTGATCCCGATCACCGTTTTAGCCTAATTTAA
- a CDS encoding phosphatidylglycerophosphatase A family protein yields the protein MEHPEQEKIPYSLNSRKVAEATREWLHKRGVTILEIAELVMFLQKKYYPDLTMEECVENVEMVLKKREVQNAVLTGIQLDLLAEQGQLLAPLQEMIENDESLYGVDEILAFSIVNVYGSIGFTNYGYVDKLKPGVLERLNDKSHGPVHTFLDDIVGAIASAASSRIAHRKQSEREEALGEKPVSDDAI from the coding sequence ATGGAACATCCTGAGCAAGAAAAAATCCCTTATAGCCTCAATAGCCGCAAAGTCGCGGAGGCAACCCGGGAATGGTTACATAAACGGGGCGTGACGATCCTTGAGATCGCGGAACTCGTCATGTTTCTTCAGAAGAAATATTACCCAGACCTTACCATGGAAGAGTGTGTTGAAAATGTGGAGATGGTACTGAAAAAGCGTGAAGTCCAGAACGCTGTACTGACAGGGATTCAACTCGACTTGCTAGCTGAGCAAGGTCAACTCCTTGCGCCTTTGCAAGAGATGATTGAGAATGATGAGAGTCTCTACGGCGTCGATGAGATTCTCGCCTTTTCCATCGTGAACGTTTACGGCAGCATCGGTTTCACCAATTATGGGTATGTGGACAAGCTTAAACCAGGGGTGCTGGAACGTCTAAATGATAAGAGCCATGGTCCTGTGCACACGTTCCTTGATGACATTGTAGGTGCAATTGCATCGGCAGCAAGTAGCCGTATTGCCCATCGCAAACAATCCGAGCGTGAAGAAGCACTTGGCGAGAAGCCCGTAAGCGATGATGCCATTTAA
- a CDS encoding GerMN domain-containing protein, with translation MSKIRNFRKASAAALLSIPMVLSGCSMFNAQSSEAVDPPPPIQEAAMIQAAEGNGVLATLPLTTVYLQDQQGLLAPVSLTLPSGTDIGSPKTALDTLVTGGPYAGMLPEGFQGVLPQGTVVQNVTIHAEDKLAVVEFSGNFAKYDAKDERKLLEAVTWTLTGTPDVENVQIWVDGKKLSQMPVNSTPLPEPLNRAVGINLDLGDSFTTNSSPVTVYFSAASPAGVQYYVPVTRLVTPGEDRVQAALNELIKGPAKSGELEEVMTGGTELQSVKTSEDGTVTVALKDDMFTEGDIVPSELLQSVVLTTTENTVSKDAKVQIEWNGQKTVMSDDNQDYSAPVSKPEHINEIPI, from the coding sequence ATGAGTAAGATCCGTAATTTCCGCAAAGCATCAGCAGCTGCACTACTGAGCATACCAATGGTGTTGTCTGGCTGTAGTATGTTTAATGCACAGTCTTCCGAAGCAGTAGATCCACCGCCGCCGATCCAAGAAGCTGCCATGATTCAAGCCGCTGAGGGAAATGGTGTGTTGGCTACACTCCCGCTCACTACTGTTTATTTGCAAGATCAGCAGGGATTACTCGCTCCAGTGTCACTGACGCTTCCATCCGGTACGGATATAGGTAGTCCCAAAACGGCACTTGATACATTAGTCACAGGTGGCCCCTATGCAGGGATGCTTCCTGAAGGGTTCCAAGGTGTGCTTCCGCAGGGAACTGTCGTGCAGAATGTCACCATTCATGCAGAGGATAAGCTGGCAGTGGTTGAGTTCTCAGGCAATTTTGCCAAGTATGATGCCAAGGATGAGCGGAAATTACTTGAGGCTGTAACATGGACATTGACAGGAACCCCGGATGTGGAGAACGTGCAAATCTGGGTAGATGGCAAAAAGCTATCGCAAATGCCGGTAAACAGCACGCCGCTGCCAGAGCCGTTGAACCGGGCTGTAGGTATTAATCTTGATTTGGGCGATAGCTTTACAACGAACAGCAGTCCGGTCACGGTCTATTTCTCAGCCGCATCACCAGCAGGAGTTCAGTATTATGTTCCGGTGACACGTCTCGTGACCCCAGGGGAAGACCGAGTACAAGCTGCACTTAACGAACTGATCAAAGGCCCGGCGAAAAGCGGCGAGTTGGAAGAGGTCATGACTGGTGGCACGGAGCTACAATCGGTCAAAACATCGGAGGATGGGACAGTAACCGTCGCACTTAAGGATGATATGTTTACTGAGGGCGATATTGTGCCAAGTGAGCTGTTACAATCCGTTGTTCTCACTACGACAGAAAATACGGTAAGCAAGGATGCTAAGGTCCAGATCGAATGGAATGGGCAAAAAACCGTCATGAGTGATGATAACCAGGATTATAGTGCACCTGTATCTAAACCTGAACATATCAACGAAATTCCGATTTAA
- a CDS encoding class I SAM-dependent methyltransferase, whose translation MTEWYEKSFGEDYLLVYKHRDVQGAVHEVHKMINWLRLEPNSRVLDLCCGMGRHSLALADAGFQVTGIDLSDVLLREARDMDTDNRVEWYHADMRELPLKGGYDAVVNLFTSFGYFKEDGEQLKVLQVIRRMLKPGGSFIIDFMNTAYVTRHLVAQSTREDEGQYIEEFRKIEDGFVQKEIRITDTTIPDQKARVYHERVKLYSREQLSHLLHEAGLIVDQVHGGYDEEKYDEQESSRMIFVGHRPEE comes from the coding sequence ATGACGGAATGGTATGAGAAGAGTTTTGGTGAGGACTATCTACTGGTGTACAAACATCGCGATGTTCAAGGTGCAGTTCATGAAGTACATAAAATGATCAACTGGTTACGGCTTGAGCCTAATTCGAGAGTGCTGGATCTGTGCTGCGGTATGGGGCGACACTCATTGGCACTTGCTGACGCGGGTTTCCAAGTGACAGGTATTGATCTATCTGATGTACTATTGCGCGAAGCGCGAGATATGGATACAGACAACCGTGTTGAGTGGTATCATGCGGACATGCGAGAGTTACCATTAAAAGGTGGCTATGATGCTGTAGTCAATCTGTTTACATCCTTCGGTTATTTCAAGGAAGACGGAGAGCAGCTCAAGGTGCTACAGGTTATTCGCCGAATGCTGAAGCCAGGAGGCAGTTTTATCATTGACTTTATGAACACAGCCTATGTGACTCGTCATCTGGTAGCCCAATCAACCCGTGAAGACGAAGGACAGTACATTGAAGAGTTTCGCAAAATAGAGGATGGATTTGTGCAAAAGGAAATACGTATTACGGACACGACCATACCTGACCAGAAGGCGCGCGTGTATCATGAGCGGGTCAAGTTGTATAGCCGTGAACAATTAAGCCATTTGTTACACGAGGCAGGTCTGATCGTTGATCAGGTTCATGGAGGATATGATGAAGAGAAATATGATGAACAGGAATCGTCACGTATGATCTTTGTCGGTCATCGTCCTGAAGAGTAA
- a CDS encoding ferric reductase-like transmembrane domain-containing protein, which produces MAQWIVDYLPTWSLIRISGIAAYLLLFAGVFLGIAQGMPAAKGKPKAVMYKWHTRTTWLAFGLGLAHALILYIDHYSPFSWSELLIPFTASVHPIGSGLGTLSFYGLVIVLLSSDLRNKLGRKWWFIFHMLSYPVFVGLLIHGFVTGSDSSNVWMRLLYVFTGLSMIGMTVLRGLMRERKGPEITIGRKSVQPESTVERNWSELYQLAKVGVGRQEHLK; this is translated from the coding sequence ATGGCACAATGGATTGTAGATTATCTACCAACCTGGAGTTTAATTCGAATTAGTGGTATAGCCGCCTATCTATTGCTCTTTGCAGGTGTGTTTCTAGGCATTGCTCAAGGCATGCCGGCAGCAAAGGGAAAGCCAAAAGCGGTGATGTATAAATGGCATACGAGAACCACATGGCTCGCATTTGGATTAGGACTTGCTCATGCGTTAATCTTGTATATTGATCATTACAGTCCGTTTAGCTGGAGTGAATTGTTGATTCCATTTACAGCCTCGGTGCATCCGATTGGAAGTGGACTAGGTACGTTGTCTTTTTATGGACTGGTCATTGTTTTACTGTCTAGTGATCTTCGTAACAAGCTTGGCCGCAAATGGTGGTTTATCTTCCATATGTTGTCCTATCCGGTGTTCGTCGGCTTACTCATCCATGGATTTGTGACAGGCTCGGATTCCAGTAACGTATGGATGCGATTGTTGTACGTATTCACTGGTTTGAGTATGATCGGAATGACCGTGTTGCGTGGTTTGATGCGGGAGCGCAAAGGACCTGAGATTACGATCGGCCGCAAATCCGTACAGCCTGAGTCTACCGTGGAACGGAACTGGAGTGAGCTATATCAGTTGGCAAAAGTAGGGGTAGGCAGACAGGAACATTTGAAATAG